Proteins from a genomic interval of Rubinisphaera italica:
- a CDS encoding CAP family protein, with translation MNKFLVTATCVLSAVFASLSPSCVYAQSALSPFQRKELTDYHNKKRAEVDVGPVTWSDEVANVAQKWANHLAATGTFKHNNTKYGENIAINSTALKGAEAWYSEIKNFRPGVVMGPAAEGKNDYTIVGHYTQMVWSKTTKIGAGVAVMQSGPYKGQLVIVCNYDPPGNYSGQLAYAPNAKVPMVDKPLAAPAKMNWKDEHTQLSGGPIMVTGVPNLATFGKPDPTREGLQSLIYNGVLRADRKYTIETKSTDFNTHLELKNINGKEAYGRNGRPNAVLEFQPKANGTYQLKASSSQAGATGQLEVWITSNPSN, from the coding sequence ATGAACAAGTTTCTGGTCACTGCAACCTGCGTGCTATCAGCAGTGTTTGCCTCCCTGTCGCCTAGCTGCGTTTACGCTCAAAGCGCACTTTCTCCATTTCAGAGAAAAGAGTTGACTGATTACCATAACAAGAAAAGAGCTGAAGTCGATGTCGGGCCTGTAACCTGGTCAGACGAAGTTGCTAATGTCGCCCAAAAGTGGGCAAACCATCTTGCTGCCACGGGCACATTCAAACATAACAATACCAAGTATGGAGAGAATATTGCTATCAACAGTACTGCATTGAAGGGGGCCGAAGCATGGTACAGTGAGATCAAGAATTTCCGCCCGGGTGTTGTGATGGGGCCTGCAGCGGAAGGTAAAAATGATTACACAATTGTTGGTCACTACACCCAAATGGTGTGGAGCAAGACTACAAAGATCGGTGCAGGCGTGGCTGTGATGCAAAGCGGACCATACAAAGGTCAGCTCGTTATTGTTTGTAATTATGATCCTCCCGGGAACTATAGCGGACAATTAGCGTATGCCCCAAACGCAAAAGTCCCAATGGTTGACAAGCCCTTGGCTGCACCTGCAAAAATGAACTGGAAAGACGAACATACACAGTTGAGTGGTGGTCCAATCATGGTGACCGGAGTGCCAAACTTGGCAACATTTGGAAAACCGGATCCTACTCGGGAGGGTCTTCAATCGCTCATATACAATGGTGTGCTGCGGGCTGATCGCAAATACACGATTGAGACCAAAAGTACGGACTTCAATACCCACCTGGAATTGAAAAATATCAACGGAAAAGAAGCCTATGGTAGAAATGGTCGCCCTAACGCCGTGCTTGAATTTCAGCCCAAAGCCAATGGTACTTACCAGCTCAAAGCCAGTTCTTCTCAAGCTGGTGCGACTGGTCAACTGGAAGTATGGATCACGAGCAACCCATCGAATTAA
- a CDS encoding RNA polymerase sigma factor → MIDLSSPTSQTLLAKLRTNTPDETAWDEFVNLYGKRIYSWCRGRGLQAVDAEDVTQNVLVRLTKVMLRFEYDSSMSFRCWLRTVVQNLVNDFLRDRVRATDDGKVACMMSRLEEAEATQDLLSRLDDLFDLELLEEAKARVRIRVSNARWKAWSLMAEKNLPANEVSRMIGMKVETVFTARSQIQEMIRNEVSLLER, encoded by the coding sequence ATGATCGATTTGAGTTCACCTACCAGCCAGACCCTACTGGCGAAACTGCGAACCAATACTCCTGACGAAACAGCGTGGGATGAATTCGTCAATCTGTATGGCAAGAGAATTTACAGTTGGTGTCGTGGGCGTGGGTTACAGGCAGTTGATGCTGAGGACGTGACCCAGAATGTCCTTGTTCGTTTAACAAAAGTCATGTTGAGATTCGAATACGATTCCTCCATGAGTTTTCGATGTTGGCTGCGAACTGTCGTTCAAAATCTTGTGAATGATTTCCTGCGTGATCGAGTTCGTGCTACAGACGATGGAAAAGTTGCCTGCATGATGAGTCGTCTGGAGGAAGCCGAAGCGACGCAAGACTTACTATCACGGCTAGACGATCTGTTTGATCTGGAACTGCTGGAAGAGGCGAAAGCTCGTGTGAGAATTCGCGTTAGCAATGCTCGCTGGAAAGCTTGGAGTCTGATGGCCGAGAAGAATTTGCCCGCCAATGAAGTTAGTAGAATGATCGGCATGAAAGTCGAAACGGTGTTTACTGCACGCAGTCAAATCCAAGAAATGATAAGAAATGAAGTCAGCTTACTAGAACGATAG